The following are from one region of the Salvelinus alpinus chromosome 16, SLU_Salpinus.1, whole genome shotgun sequence genome:
- the atg4c gene encoding cysteine protease ATG4C produces the protein MENKGTDEVEKLKTKFLSAWHNVKYSWALKSKTYFSRNSPVFLLGKCYHFKADDEDSPTESCSTEVCDAPLATGGDDVEAFRRDFASRVWLTYREEFPALPGSSLTSDCGWGCMLRAGQMMLAQALILHFLGREWTWSEALALQPLDTETWTTSAAKRLVASLEASLQGERPSDPGPMLHAPGAPGRAEEADIHQREVYHRTLVSWLGDSPQAQLGVHRLVELGLVSGKRAGDWYGPAVVAHILRKAVEEATDPGLSGITAYVSQDCTVYNADVIDSHQSCVAGGADALPLTDSRAVIIFIPVRLGGEKINPEYFSFVKSILSLEYCIGIIGGKPKQACYFVGFQDDSLIYMDPHYCQSFVDVSTNHFPLQSYHCPSPKKMPFSKMDPSCTIGFYSRSVQDYQTISHELSKVLLPSANEKYPAFTFMQGHGRDYNLSAELTPEKREWPFIRDPQRAAATAGDFVLL, from the exons ATGGAGAATAAAGGGACTGATGAGGTGGAGAAATTGAAGACAAAGTTCTTGTCAGCATGGCACAATGTGAAGTACA GTTGGGCTTTGAAGTCAAAAACCTACTTTAGCAGAAATTCCCCAGTGTTCCTCCTGGGGAAATGCTACCATTTTAAGGCTGACg ATGAGGATAGCCCAACAGAGAGCTGCAGCACTGAGGTCTGTGATGCACCCCTCGCCACAGGGGGTGACGACGTGGAGGCCTTCCGGAGGGACTTTGCTTCCCGTGTGTGGTTGACCTACAGAGAGGAGTTCCCTGCCCTGCCAGGCTCCTCCCTAACCTCTGACTGTGGCTGGGGCTGTATGCTGAGGGCGGGACAAATGATGCTGGCTCAGGCCCTCATACTACACTTCCTGGGCAGAG AATGGACGTGGTCGGAGGCGTTGGCCCTCCAGCCTCTGGACACAGAGACCTGGACCACCAGTGCAGCCAAGCGTCTGGTGGCCAGCCTGGAGGCCTCACTGCAGGGAGAGAGGCCCTCGGACCCAGGACCAATGCTTCATGCTCCAGGGGCCCCTGGAAGAGCGGAGGAGGCTGACATCCACCAGAGGGAGGTCTACCACCgcaccctggtgtcctggcttgGGGACAGTCCTCAGGCACAGCTGGGTGTCCACAGACTGGTGGAGTTAGGCCTGGTGTCTGGGAAACGGGCAGGGGACTGGTATGGCCCTGCCGTGGTGGCACACATCCTGAG AAAAGCTGTAGAGGAGGCAACAGACCCTGGGCTGTCGGGCATAACTGCTTATGTCTCCCAGGACTGTACAG TTTACAATGCTGATGTCATCGATAGCCACCAGTCGTGTGTGGCTGGGGGAGCGGATGCCCTGCCCCTTACTGACAGCCGGGCGGTCATCATCTTCATCCCAGTTCGACTGGGGGGAGAGAAGATCAACCCAGAGTACTTCAGCTTTGTCAAG AGCATATTGAGTCTGGAGTACTGTATTGGTATCATCGGGGGCAAGCCCAAACAGGCCTGCTACTTCGTGGGCTTTCAAG ATGACAGCTTGATTTACATGGACCCTCATTACTGTCAGTCTTTTGTGGATGTCAGCACTAACCATTTCCCTCTTCAG TCGTATCATTGCCCGTCGCCAAAGAAGATGCCTTTCAGTAAGATGGACCCCAGTTGTACCATAGGCTTTTACTCTAGAAGTGTCCAGGACTACCAGACAATCAGCCACGAACTGTCCAAG GTGTTGCTGCCATCAGCGAATGAGAAATACCCAGCATTCACTTTCATGCAAGGTCACGGAAGAGATTACAACCTTTCGGCGGAGTTGACCCCGGAGAAGAGGGAATGGCCGTTTATCCGTGACCCACAGAGAGCAGCCGCTACCGCTGGAGACTTCGTGCTGCTCTGA